GACCAGGCCGCGCCGGGTACCGCGCCGGCGGTGCAGTTCCACCGCCCGGGCCACCGCCTCGCGGCGCAGCTCGACCGGCCACCGGGGGTCGTCCACGCCGCCGACCCAAGCGGCCAGCCAGGACAGGAAGTCGGCCGGGGCCAGCCGGGGGTCGAAGTACGCGGGCAGGTTGTCGAGGGTCGCGAACACCGGGGCCAGGACGGTGTCCAGGCCCGCGGTGAACCGCTGCGCGAAGTCGTCCTCGGCGTACAGCGCGGGCAGTTGCCCGCCGATCGGGTACCGGCTGGGCAGGCCCGGGACAGCGGCCCGGTTCATCGACGCACCTCCGGCTCGCGCGCCGTCACGACCACCTGGTGCTGGTAGGAGAAGACCAGCGCGCCCGATCCGATGTCGATCCGGTCGACCGGGGCGCCACGCCGCCCTGTGATCGGGTCGGCGGCGAACAGCCGGATCTCCTCCACCAGCACGTCCCCGATGGCGCGTTGCAGCACGCCGAAAACCTCGCCGTACTGCACCGGCCGCCCGAACGGCCAGCCGGTGCCGTCCGGCCCGCCGCGCAGCGGGTTGAGGTGGCGGAACAGCGCGGCGAGCGCCGCGTCCCGCACCCGGTCGGCGTCCGCCTCGGGCGCCGAGAGCCGGGCCACCACGGTGACGCCCTGGTAGACGGGCGGCTCCACGATCAGCCGGGTGCCGATTAGACGCCGTTCGTCCAGGGTCGTAGTGACCGCCGTGAGCACCTGGTCGGAGGGGATCAGCTGCTCGAAGCGCAGCCGGTCGCCCTCGTCGGCCACCGCGTCCGGCACCACGAGGACCCGGACCGCGCCCGGGCCTCCTCCGCCGTCCCGGTCGGGCAGGCAGCGGACGCGGCGCACCGAGGGCGCCGCCTGGCGGGCGATGATCTCGTAGTCCTCGGCGGTCACCGCGCGCTCCTGCATGCGCAGCGTCTCCGGCGCCCGCAGCTTGGCGTTGTCGATGCTCTCCCCCGCGACGCCGCCGCGCGCCGCCTCCCGGTTGACGACCCGTGCGACGTACGGAACGGAGCTGCGCAGAACGGAGATCGCCCCACGGGAGACGTTGCCCGCCGGGCCACCGCCGGTGCGGTAGCGGGCCACGCGGACCTGGGAACCCTTGGGCGGTACGGCGCCGCAGGGGCGCAGCGTGCCGTCGGCCTCGCGCAGCACCGGCGGGAACAGGAACTCTCCGTTCGTGGCGTCCACCCGGACGTGCCGGTCCTCGGGCCTCGAGCGGCCGAAGTGCTCCACCACCTCCCAGCGCTGCCATCCCTCCGGGGAGGACACCTCCACCACCGGGGGCTCCCCGTCGAGGAGTACGGGCGGCCGGCCGAGTCGGAACGTCTGGCCGGCCACCCCCTCCGACGCGCCGAGCGGTACGTCGGCCACGCGCTCGGCGTGCTCCACGGCCATGGTGCCGCCGACGGTGAACACCTCGGCCTCGCGCACGGTCGGGGACTCCGAGTAGAACGGCTGGCCGGGTTCGGCCTCGGTGACCCGGCAGCGCAGCCAGCCCGCGCGGATCCCGCTGATCAGCGACGCGGTGTGCCCGGCGGGCACGTACACGATGACCTCGCCGGGCCGGTTCAGGCCGCCGGTGCTGTCGTCGCCGGTCTCGCAGCGCTGCCACCGGCCGCCGTCCCACGCCTCCCACACCAGCGGGGGCTGGCGCGGATCGACGCCGACACCCTCGACACGGCTGTCGAGGCGGACCGCGACCACACAGCGCGGTACCGCCGTCGGCAGGCCGAACAACAGCGCGTCGCCGGGCTCGGGCGCCGCCTGGAAGCACGGGATGTCCAGGCCCTCGGCGAGCGCCCCCGTCCGATCGGTCACGTCACCGGTACGGGGCGCGGTGACCAGGCGCGTCAGCTCGCTCGGCACGATCCGCAGGTCGTCGGTGGTGGCGAAGACCACCGCCTCGGTGTCGGTCTGCGGATCGGTCTCGCCGACCGCGGTCGTCACCTCGGTGCCGGCGGGCAGCGTCACCGTCTCCGGCTGCGGGGCCGACAGCCAGAAGTCGACATCGGCGACGGCGGCCGACGGCGGGTACAGCTGGATGCCCAACAGGTCCAGGAACGCCAGGTAGTTCTTGTCCGGCACCCGGTTCAGCCGGTACAGCAGCTGGTCCACGAGGTACGCGAACGTCTCGATCAGGGTGACGCCCGGGTCGGAGACGTTGTGGTCGGTCCACTCCGGGGCGCGCTGCTGCACGTACCGCTTCGCCTCGTCGACGAGTTGCTGGAACCGCCGGTCGTCCAGGTTGGGGGAGGGCAGGGCCATCAGTCCGCGACCATTTCCTCGGCCCCCTCCTCGGAGGGGATCGTGTAGAAGGGAAAGACCAGGTTGCGCCGGTCATTGGTGGTGCGCACCGTGTAGTGCACATCGATGTAGAGGGTGCCCGCCTCGACGGCGTCGAAGGCCACGACGACCTCGTCCACCGCGATCCGGGGCTCCCACCGTTCCAGCGCCTCGCGCACCTGCTGGGCGACCCGCCCGGCGGTGTCGCCGTCGCCGGGGGCGAAGACGTACTCGTGGATGCCGCAGCCGAACTCGGGCCGCATCGGCCGCTCGCCGGGCGCGGTGCCGAGCACGAGGCGGATGGCCTCCTCCAGCTCCCGTTCCCGCTCGACCATGGCGATCCCGCCGGTCGGCCCGACCCGCAGGGGGAAGGCCCAGCCGCGCCCGATGAACCGCTCGCTCATCACACACCGCCGACTAGGACGGTGGGGGCGCCGGTCAGGACCATCGCACCGCAGGCGGTCTGGTCGCGGGCCCGGGCGGCGGGCAGCCCGCCGATGAGCACCAACCCCGCGGTGGCCGCGGCCGGGTTCGGTACGAGTACGTTGGCCGGCCCCAGGGCCGCGTGCGGCACGACCGGGCAGACGTGCAGGCTGCCCACGACGGCCGCGGGCAGGCCGCCGATCAGCACCGTCGCCACCGTCGCGGCGGCGCCGGGCGGGGGCGTGCCGATCCGGCCACCGTGGTTGGTGGGGTCGCCGGTACGCGCTGCGGCTGGCATCGGGTGCTCCTAGGGGAAAGCGGTAGCGGGAGGAGAACAGGAAGGGGTCAGTTGATGCGGATGAGGCGGGCCTTGAGGACGCCGAGCAGGCCGCCGTTGATGGTGACGTCGGACTTCCCGTTCACCTGCACCGACCGGCCGCCGATGCTGACCCCGGCGGTGCCGTCGATGTCCACCTGCCGGCCGGACACCTTCACGGTGCCCCGCCGGGCGTCCAGCGTGATGCCGTTCTTGTCCAGGAGGACGGAGGTCAGCGGTCGGCCCCGGCCCGCGTACACGGTGAGCTCGATCCGGTCCCGGCGGTCGTCCATGCGTACTTCGAGCCGCTCGTCCCCGGTCACCAGCCGCAGCCCGGAGGGCCCCGGCGCCCGCGCGTCCAGCAGCTCCACCCGGTGGCCCGAACGGGACACCACCGAACGGCGGTTGACCTTGCCGCTGGTCTTGTCGATCAGCGGCACGTCGTGCGGGG
This Streptomyces sp. NBC_00539 DNA region includes the following protein-coding sequences:
- a CDS encoding phage tail protein I; its protein translation is MNRAAVPGLPSRYPIGGQLPALYAEDDFAQRFTAGLDTVLAPVFATLDNLPAYFDPRLAPADFLSWLAAWVGGVDDPRWPVELRREAVARAVELHRRRGTRRGLVEALRLVLGVVAEVSGDGGAVWSRTAGAEPPPAPAGEVLVRVWPPAAGGVHEVDADRVRALVRSLCPVHTVCRVEVLPGPPAGEGR
- a CDS encoding GPW/gp25 family protein, whose product is MSERFIGRGWAFPLRVGPTGGIAMVERERELEEAIRLVLGTAPGERPMRPEFGCGIHEYVFAPGDGDTAGRVAQQVREALERWEPRIAVDEVVVAFDAVEAGTLYIDVHYTVRTTNDRRNLVFPFYTIPSEEGAEEMVAD
- a CDS encoding putative baseplate assembly protein; translated protein: MALPSPNLDDRRFQQLVDEAKRYVQQRAPEWTDHNVSDPGVTLIETFAYLVDQLLYRLNRVPDKNYLAFLDLLGIQLYPPSAAVADVDFWLSAPQPETVTLPAGTEVTTAVGETDPQTDTEAVVFATTDDLRIVPSELTRLVTAPRTGDVTDRTGALAEGLDIPCFQAAPEPGDALLFGLPTAVPRCVVAVRLDSRVEGVGVDPRQPPLVWEAWDGGRWQRCETGDDSTGGLNRPGEVIVYVPAGHTASLISGIRAGWLRCRVTEAEPGQPFYSESPTVREAEVFTVGGTMAVEHAERVADVPLGASEGVAGQTFRLGRPPVLLDGEPPVVEVSSPEGWQRWEVVEHFGRSRPEDRHVRVDATNGEFLFPPVLREADGTLRPCGAVPPKGSQVRVARYRTGGGPAGNVSRGAISVLRSSVPYVARVVNREAARGGVAGESIDNAKLRAPETLRMQERAVTAEDYEIIARQAAPSVRRVRCLPDRDGGGGPGAVRVLVVPDAVADEGDRLRFEQLIPSDQVLTAVTTTLDERRLIGTRLIVEPPVYQGVTVVARLSAPEADADRVRDAALAALFRHLNPLRGGPDGTGWPFGRPVQYGEVFGVLQRAIGDVLVEEIRLFAADPITGRRGAPVDRIDIGSGALVFSYQHQVVVTAREPEVRR
- a CDS encoding PAAR domain-containing protein; translated protein: MPAAARTGDPTNHGGRIGTPPPGAAATVATVLIGGLPAAVVGSLHVCPVVPHAALGPANVLVPNPAAATAGLVLIGGLPAARARDQTACGAMVLTGAPTVLVGGV